A DNA window from Engystomops pustulosus chromosome 6, aEngPut4.maternal, whole genome shotgun sequence contains the following coding sequences:
- the LOC140065241 gene encoding uncharacterized protein yields MPLGNRQEQQEPSLECGQDLFKMQHHKSVAKFTETSGRVMSMRDRSLVMKDVFHSSHFFTRRRLQEGSSWSPDSSHTCDQSHGHYIITGPIASPAAQSLTPPTHGAGHMTMTSSQVLSHTSGALQVEDQTMERDWGKMSERIFQLTLEILFYITGEDYTVVKNTSSGRCQAPVYEGRGRTLSPIPAPPPHPLIHDDINEQKILEVTHKMMELLTGEVPIRCQDLAVYFSMEEWEYLEGHKDVYKDVMMEDHQPLTSAALFDLKMFGWY; encoded by the exons ATGCCGTTGGGGAACCGTCAGGAACAACAGGAACCGTCGCTGGAGTGCGGACAG GATCTCTTCAAGATGCAACATCACAAATCTGTTGCCAAATTCACAGAAACCAGCGGGAGGGTGATGAGTATGAGGGATCGATCTCTAGTAATGAAAgacgtcttccactcgtcacatTTTTTCACACGTAGGAGATTACAGGAAGGTTCATCCTGGTCtcctgactcctcccacacatgtgacCAATCACATGGtcattacatcatcacaggtcctatagcttctccGGCAGCCCAgagcctgactcctcccacacatggtgctggtcacatgactatgacatcatcacaggtcctgtcacatacatctggAGCTCTGCAGGTGGAG GATCAGACAATGGAAAGAGACTGGGGCAAGATGTCagagagaatcttccagctcaccctagagattctcttctatattactggagag gattacacagtagtgaagaatacctctagtgggcgctgtcaggcccctgtgtatgaaggacgggggagaaccctgagcccaatcccggctcctccacctcaccccctgatacatgatgacatcaatgagcagaagatcctagaagtcacccacaagatgatggagctgctgactggagag gttcctataaggtgtcaggatttggctgtctatttctccatggaggagtgggagtatttagaaggacacaaagatgtgtacaaggacgtcatgatggaggaccaccagcccctcacatcagcag CTTTATTTGATCTAAAAATGTTCGGGTGGTATTGA